The proteins below come from a single Syntrophales bacterium genomic window:
- a CDS encoding DEAD/DEAH box helicase family protein, translated as MLKELELLPVYDSEYYDLIRDLQVPLLSHAKDYLRGVGFFTSGWLRIAGQGMSTFVKGGGFARIVISPILEGADWEALKFGEAARFDAALREILTRNVEDIARTLENDTRNALAWMVADGTLEFRFALPRDRMSAGDYHDKIGIFVDSAGDRVAIHGSLNDSIKASLNGEAFSVFKSWDSGQSPYVEMHQKRLEALWNDKNKQFRVCRIPEAVREKFIKLRVSSEAPYSSHNSLYDGSSSPYCPVKLHDYQKIAIQKWREAGCRGVFEMATGTGKTIASLAAASSIYKENGRLALLILVPYLHLLQQWERNCHQFGFDPILCSGEHGRWQIAVKSAIQDFNIGVKSNLCVLAVHKTAATDRFAAAIRRLPASDTLLIGDEAHGLGAAHLRKAMTEKADMRLGLSATPRRWFDDEGTDTLFSYFGSTCFEFSIDQAIGKFLTPYEYYPQLINLTESESDQYDELTQKIIAISTLAEHDPELRDRLQRLLLQRARIISSAQQKLPALLHLLSRMQEDYRQRAEEPAGILVYCAPGEHRKVLQAVAALGLRCHEFVHDVNLSDREKLLALFDTGDIQVLVAIKCLDEGIDVPSTRTAFILASSTNPREFVQRRGRILRRAPGKTLAVIYDFIVVPPTDRLELKLSSDVGILQREMPRFVEFASSAMNQFSARAVIRDILDRFEMLNLLDEKPWDVYHTLKRWDWSAYE; from the coding sequence GTGCTTAAAGAACTTGAATTGTTACCGGTATATGACAGCGAATACTATGACTTAATTCGTGACCTGCAAGTACCATTGCTCTCTCATGCGAAAGATTACCTGCGTGGCGTAGGGTTTTTTACCTCTGGGTGGTTACGTATTGCCGGGCAGGGCATGTCTACGTTTGTGAAGGGCGGCGGTTTTGCAAGGATTGTTATTTCTCCAATCCTTGAAGGGGCAGACTGGGAGGCTCTCAAGTTTGGCGAAGCTGCACGGTTTGATGCCGCACTCCGTGAAATCCTAACACGGAATGTTGAAGATATTGCCAGGACACTGGAAAATGATACACGTAATGCACTTGCTTGGATGGTTGCCGATGGGACTCTTGAGTTTCGTTTTGCACTGCCGCGTGACCGGATGTCCGCCGGAGATTATCACGATAAGATCGGTATTTTCGTTGATAGCGCTGGTGACCGGGTAGCCATTCATGGATCGCTGAACGATTCCATTAAGGCATCCTTGAATGGGGAAGCATTTTCTGTTTTTAAATCATGGGACTCCGGGCAATCACCATATGTTGAGATGCACCAAAAGCGGCTTGAAGCCTTATGGAATGATAAAAATAAACAATTCCGCGTGTGTCGTATTCCTGAGGCCGTTCGAGAGAAATTCATAAAGTTGCGGGTTTCATCAGAAGCACCGTATAGCAGCCATAATTCGTTATATGATGGCTCATCCTCTCCATATTGCCCTGTGAAACTTCACGATTACCAAAAAATTGCTATTCAAAAGTGGCGCGAGGCGGGTTGTCGTGGAGTCTTTGAAATGGCCACCGGGACAGGCAAAACAATCGCCTCATTGGCGGCTGCAAGCTCTATCTATAAGGAAAATGGTCGACTGGCGTTGCTTATACTCGTTCCCTACCTGCACCTTCTCCAGCAATGGGAAAGAAACTGCCATCAGTTCGGGTTTGATCCTATTCTCTGTAGTGGCGAACATGGTAGATGGCAGATTGCCGTGAAATCGGCTATTCAGGATTTCAATATCGGTGTTAAAAGCAACCTTTGTGTTCTTGCAGTTCACAAAACCGCCGCGACAGACAGATTTGCTGCGGCGATTCGTCGTCTTCCAGCGAGTGATACTTTGCTAATAGGTGATGAAGCGCATGGCCTTGGCGCAGCGCATTTACGCAAAGCGATGACAGAAAAAGCAGATATGCGACTCGGATTATCCGCTACGCCACGCCGCTGGTTTGATGATGAAGGGACCGATACTCTTTTTAGTTATTTCGGTTCAACCTGTTTTGAATTTTCGATAGATCAAGCAATTGGGAAATTCCTTACGCCTTACGAATATTATCCTCAATTGATTAATCTAACGGAGTCAGAGTCCGACCAGTACGATGAGTTAACACAAAAAATTATTGCAATCTCCACTTTGGCGGAACATGATCCCGAATTACGTGATCGCCTGCAAAGACTACTTTTACAGCGTGCACGGATTATTTCGTCGGCGCAACAAAAACTACCGGCATTGCTTCATTTGCTAAGCCGTATGCAGGAGGACTATCGACAACGCGCTGAAGAGCCAGCCGGCATTCTGGTCTATTGTGCACCAGGGGAACATCGTAAAGTATTGCAGGCCGTTGCGGCCCTTGGGTTACGTTGCCATGAGTTTGTTCATGATGTAAATTTATCGGATCGAGAAAAACTCCTGGCCCTGTTTGATACTGGCGACATTCAAGTGCTTGTTGCTATAAAGTGCCTTGATGAAGGAATAGATGTGCCTTCTACAAGGACCGCATTCATTCTCGCCAGCAGTACAAACCCACGCGAGTTTGTCCAGCGTCGCGGGAGAATTCTCCGTCGGGCGCCGGGGAAGACCTTGGCAGTTATCTATGATTTTATAGTTGTACCGCCGACCGACCGCTTAGAATTGAAGCTTAGTTCTGACGTGGGGATACTCCAACGTGAAATGCCAAGATTTGTTGAGTTTGCGTCCTCTGCGATGAACCAATTCAGCGCACGGGCAGTAATACGGGATATTCTTGACCGATTCGAAATGTTGAATCTACTCGATGAGAAACCTTGGGATGTTTATCATACACTTAAACGATGGGATTGGAGTGCGTATGAATGA